From Eremothecium sinecaudum strain ATCC 58844 chromosome V, complete sequence, a single genomic window includes:
- the IKI1 gene encoding Elongator subunit IKI1 (Syntenic homolog of Ashbya gossypii ADR332W; Syntenic homolog of Saccharomyces cerevisiae YHR187W (IKI1)), whose product MTSNIHNPAVLLKRVFSLKEQSSFILCTDTMAQSSEHLISEFIFNMQGSDIPILYVSFEHLNKPEYANYFVEAANLSVEQIVAAVEELLPKQKDGVSKKSLVIIDAINYIPTKSLSKFVGSLASPNVTVITTYHKSLPAKKDPSLQHYPSSLQLLQFISTKILEVNPLTDSIDQEELDYDLNRFVIPRNMNAPVYSLTFTNRRRSGRSLTYQLKIDSKTHNYSLIMGTEDDSRQEDDTDALNSLTTFNLSTTKKQKLAKEQLDLPYLQAQSFNTGGAIVYEFEKDDDYDEEDPYEDPF is encoded by the coding sequence ATGACTTCTAATATTCATAACCCAGCGGTACTACTGAAAAGGGTATTTTCTCTAAAGGAACAGTCGAGCTTTATACTATGTACAGATACAATGGCGCAGAGCAGTGAACATCTAATATCTGAGTTCATTTTCAACATGCAAGGCTCAGATATTCCAATTCTGTATGTGTCTTTTGAGCATTTGAACAAGCCTGAGTACGCTAATTATTTTGTTGAAGCGGCTAATTTATCGGTCGAGCAAATTGTTGCAGCAGTCGAGGAGTTGCTTCCAAAGCAGAAGGACGGTGTATCGAAAAAGTCTTTAGTGATCATTGATGCTATCAATTATATTCCCACGAAGTCATTAAGTAAGTTTGTGGGTTCTTTGGCTTCGCCAAATGTTACCGTCATCACTACTTATCATAAATCGTTGCCTGCTAAAAAAGACCCATCGCTGCAGCATTATCCGAGCTCACTTCAATTGCTACAGTTTATCTCTACAAAAATACTAGAGGTAAACCCTCTTACAGATAGTATAGATCAGGAGGAACTGGATTATGATCTTAATAGGTTTGTAATTCCTCGAAACATGAATGCGCCAGTTTACTCGTTGACATTTACAAATCGCAGACGTTCAGGAAGGTCATTGACCTACCAACTGAAGATTGATTCCAAAACGCATAATTATAGTCTAATAATGGGTACGGAAGATGACTCGCGACAGGAAGATGATACAGATGCCTTGAATTCCTTGACAACATTTAATTTAAGCACTACGAAGAAGCAGAAGTTGGCGAAAGAACAGCTTGACCTGCCATACTTGCAGGCGCAGTCATTTAATACTGGTGGTGCAATAGTGTATGAATTCGAAAAGGATGACGATtatgatgaggaagatCCTTATGAGGATCCCTTTTAG